The Desulfocurvus vexinensis DSM 17965 genome includes a window with the following:
- a CDS encoding aspartate kinase — MGIIVQKFGGTSVANLDCMRQVLAKVRSAHCGGANKVVVVLSAMAGETNRLIAMARQWSPRPDAAEMDSLVSTGEQISVALFAMLLKDAGLKARSLLGFQAEVETDSRFGKARILGINSDKLRAMLDSHDVLVMAGFQGVDCHGRITTLGRGGSDTSAVAMAVAINADVCEIYTDVDGVYTTDPNLCSTARKIPKISYDEMLEMASMGAKVLQIRSVEFAKKYNMTVHVRSTFSDCNGTFVTQEDKSMEAVLVSGIAYDKDQARVTVLDVQDRPGVASALFSPLADAGIVVDMIIQNTSRDGKTTDMTFTVPRADLDETLQIIEAIKHRLGATGVLTDERVAKVSVIGVGMRSHSGVASRMFAALHDEGINILMISTSEIKVTCLIEEKYTELAVRTLHDKFELDKVRNAC, encoded by the coding sequence ATGGGCATCATTGTTCAGAAATTCGGGGGCACCTCCGTGGCCAACCTGGACTGCATGCGCCAGGTGCTGGCCAAGGTCCGCTCCGCGCACTGCGGCGGGGCCAACAAGGTCGTGGTGGTGCTCTCGGCCATGGCTGGCGAGACCAACCGGCTCATCGCCATGGCCCGCCAATGGTCGCCGCGCCCCGACGCGGCGGAGATGGACTCGCTGGTCTCCACCGGCGAGCAGATTTCCGTGGCCCTGTTCGCCATGCTGCTCAAGGACGCCGGGCTCAAGGCCCGCTCCCTGCTCGGCTTCCAGGCCGAGGTGGAGACGGATTCGCGCTTCGGCAAGGCCCGCATCCTGGGCATCAACAGCGACAAGCTGCGCGCCATGCTGGACAGCCACGACGTGCTGGTCATGGCCGGGTTCCAGGGCGTGGACTGCCACGGGCGCATCACCACCCTGGGCCGCGGCGGGTCGGACACCTCCGCCGTGGCCATGGCCGTGGCCATCAACGCCGATGTGTGCGAAATCTACACCGACGTGGACGGCGTCTACACCACCGACCCGAACCTGTGCTCCACGGCGCGCAAGATCCCCAAGATCAGCTACGACGAGATGCTGGAAATGGCCAGCATGGGCGCCAAGGTGCTCCAGATCCGTTCCGTCGAGTTCGCCAAGAAGTACAACATGACCGTGCACGTCCGCTCCACCTTCTCGGACTGCAACGGCACTTTCGTAACCCAGGAGGATAAAAGCATGGAAGCCGTTCTGGTTTCGGGCATTGCATACGACAAGGACCAGGCCCGCGTCACCGTCCTGGACGTGCAGGACCGCCCGGGCGTGGCCTCGGCGCTGTTCTCGCCCCTGGCCGACGCGGGCATCGTGGTGGACATGATCATCCAGAACACCTCGCGCGACGGCAAGACCACGGACATGACCTTCACCGTACCGCGCGCCGACCTGGACGAGACCCTCCAGATCATCGAAGCCATCAAGCACCGCCTGGGCGCCACCGGCGTGCTCACCGACGAGCGCGTGGCCAAGGTCTCGGTCATCGGCGTGGGCATGCGCTCGCACTCCGGCGTGGCCTCGCGCATGTTCGCCGCCCTGCACGACGAGGGTATCAACATCCTGATGATCTCCACCTCCGAGATCAAGGTCACCTGCCTCATCGAGGAGAAGTACACCGAACTGGCCGTGCGCACGCTG
- the tsaE gene encoding tRNA (adenosine(37)-N6)-threonylcarbamoyltransferase complex ATPase subunit type 1 TsaE, producing the protein MGERATLTLELPDEAATLALGRALARALLATGPAQAVLLSGGLGAGKTTLVRALAPALPGGGQARVSSPSFNIMNLYPTDPQTAHFDLYRLEGLGPDDTLLEYLHDPGLLVVVEWAQYLDRAHWPAEHLLLRWPEDAAVRTVVLTAAGKKAKETLHALAIDYGAPDPQTRPQE; encoded by the coding sequence GCGACCCTGACCCTGGAGCTGCCCGACGAGGCGGCGACCCTGGCCCTGGGCCGGGCCCTGGCCCGCGCGCTCCTGGCCACGGGCCCGGCCCAGGCCGTGCTGCTCTCCGGGGGCCTGGGCGCGGGCAAGACGACCCTGGTGCGCGCCCTGGCGCCCGCGCTGCCCGGCGGCGGGCAGGCCCGCGTGTCCAGCCCGAGCTTCAACATCATGAACCTCTACCCCACCGACCCGCAGACCGCGCACTTCGACCTCTACCGCCTGGAAGGCCTGGGGCCCGACGACACCCTGCTGGAATACCTGCACGACCCCGGGCTGCTGGTGGTGGTGGAATGGGCCCAGTACCTGGACCGCGCCCACTGGCCCGCAGAGCACCTGCTGCTGCGCTGGCCCGAAGACGCCGCCGTGCGCACGGTGGTCTTGACGGCGGCGGGAAAGAAGGCCAAGGAAACCCTTCACGCGCTGGCAATCGATTACGGTGCGCCAGATCCGCAAACCCGTCCCCAGGAGTGA